A window from Mycobacterium saskatchewanense encodes these proteins:
- a CDS encoding extracellular catalytic domain type 1 short-chain-length polyhydroxyalkanoate depolymerase → MVGRLTLLLGVVLLIAGCIPKTPPSTFGTGVSVHTLRAGGQERNYRLYKPAGLPARAPLVVMLHGGFGTAEQAERAYGWDELADGAKFVVAYPDGLHRAWNTNGGGCCGRPARDGVDDVAFIAAAVTDIANNVGIDASRVYATGISNGGIMSYTLACNTGVFAAIGPDSATQLDPCRSPHPTSVIAVHGTADRLIPYAGGQGISVINGPSVQDVNAFWRNVDRCGTPTTVTNGPVTTSTAACADHRAVALITVDGGGHEWPPFATESLWRFFDAHPR, encoded by the coding sequence ATGGTCGGCCGCCTCACCCTGCTGCTGGGCGTCGTCCTGCTGATCGCCGGCTGTATCCCGAAGACCCCGCCGTCCACCTTCGGCACCGGCGTGAGCGTCCATACGCTCCGCGCCGGGGGACAGGAACGCAACTACCGCCTCTACAAGCCCGCCGGGCTGCCCGCGAGGGCCCCGCTCGTCGTGATGCTGCACGGCGGGTTCGGCACGGCCGAGCAGGCCGAAAGGGCCTACGGCTGGGACGAATTGGCCGACGGGGCAAAGTTTGTCGTCGCCTATCCCGACGGCCTGCACCGGGCCTGGAACACCAATGGCGGCGGTTGCTGTGGGCGGCCGGCCCGCGACGGCGTCGACGACGTCGCCTTCATCGCCGCAGCGGTGACCGACATCGCCAACAACGTCGGCATCGACGCGTCCAGGGTCTACGCCACGGGCATCAGCAACGGCGGCATCATGTCCTACACGCTGGCCTGCAACACCGGCGTCTTCGCCGCGATCGGCCCGGACTCGGCGACCCAACTCGATCCCTGCCGGTCCCCGCACCCCACGTCGGTCATCGCTGTCCACGGCACCGCGGACCGGCTCATCCCCTACGCGGGCGGCCAGGGCATCAGCGTGATCAACGGACCCTCGGTGCAGGACGTCAACGCGTTCTGGCGCAACGTCGATCGCTGCGGCACCCCGACCACGGTGACCAACGGCCCGGTGACCACCTCGACGGCGGCGTGCGCCGATCACCGTGCCGTCGCGCTCATCACGGTCGATGGGGGTGGCCACGAGTGGCCCCCGTTCGCCACGGAATCGCTGTGGCGATTCTTCGACGCGCACCCACGCTGA
- a CDS encoding deoxyribonuclease IV, whose translation MLIGSHVRNDDPLAAAQADGADVVQFFLGNPQSWKKPKPREDAETLKASAIPLYVHAPYLINVASANNRIRIPSRKILQDTCDAAAEINATAVIVHGGHADDNDMEAGFERWVKALDYLKTDVPVYLENTAGGDHAMARHFDTIGRLWDRIGDKGIGFCLDTCHAWAAGEELVDAVERIKALTGRIDLVHCNDSRDAAGSGADRHANFGTGQIDPQLLAAVVKAADAPVICETSDEGRKDDIAFLRENISG comes from the coding sequence GTGCTCATCGGTTCGCACGTCCGCAACGACGATCCCCTGGCCGCCGCCCAGGCCGACGGCGCCGACGTGGTGCAGTTCTTTCTCGGCAACCCGCAGAGCTGGAAGAAGCCGAAGCCGCGCGAGGACGCCGAGACGCTCAAGGCGTCGGCCATCCCGCTGTACGTCCACGCGCCCTACCTCATCAACGTCGCGTCGGCGAACAACCGCATCCGCATCCCGTCGCGCAAGATCCTGCAGGACACGTGCGACGCTGCCGCGGAGATCAACGCGACGGCGGTCATCGTGCACGGCGGCCACGCCGACGACAACGACATGGAGGCCGGCTTCGAGCGCTGGGTCAAGGCGCTCGACTACCTCAAGACCGACGTGCCGGTCTACCTCGAGAACACCGCGGGCGGGGACCACGCCATGGCCCGGCACTTCGACACCATCGGCAGGCTCTGGGATCGCATCGGCGACAAGGGAATCGGCTTCTGTCTGGACACCTGTCATGCGTGGGCCGCGGGCGAGGAGCTGGTCGACGCGGTCGAGCGGATCAAGGCCCTGACCGGCCGCATCGACCTGGTGCACTGCAACGACTCGCGCGACGCGGCGGGCTCGGGCGCGGACCGGCACGCCAACTTCGGCACGGGGCAGATCGATCCGCAGTTGCTGGCCGCGGTGGTCAAGGCCGCCGACGCGCCGGTGATCTGCGAGACGTCCGACGAGGGCCGCAAGGACGACATCGCGTTCCTGCGGGAAAACATCAGCGGCTGA
- the rpoB gene encoding DNA-directed RNA polymerase subunit beta gives MADFRQSKTDRPQSSSNGRSSSNGRSSSNGSVPGAPNRVSFAKLREPLEVPGLLDVQTDSFEWLIGSPRWREVAAARGDATPVGGLEEVLYELSPIEDFSGSMSLSFSDPRFDEVKAPVDECKDKDMTYAAPLFVTAEFINNNTGEIKSQTVFMGDFPMMTEKGTFIINGTERVVVSQLVRSPGVYFDETIDKSTEKLLHSVKVIPSRGAWLEFDVDKRDTVGVRIDRKRRQPVTVLLKALGWTAEQIGERFGFSEIMMSTLEKDNTAGTDEALLDIYRKLRPGEPPTKESAQTLLENLFFKEKRYDLARVGRYKVNKKLGLNTQNAITTTTLTEEDVVATIEYLVRLHEGQSTMTVPGGVEVPVETDDIDHFGNRRLRTVGELIQNQIRVGMSRMERVVRERMTTQDVEAITPQTLINIRPVVAAIKEFFGTSQLSQFMDQNNPLSGLTHKRRLSALGPGGLSRERAGLEVRDVHPSHYGRMCPIETPEGPNIGLIGSLSVYARVNPFGFIETPYRKVVDGVVTDEIHYLTADEEDRHVVAQANSPIDGDGRFVESRVLVRRKAGEVEYVPSSEVDYMDVSPRQMVSVATAMIPFLEHDDANRALMGANMQRQAVPLVRSEAPLVGTGMELRAAIDAGDVVVAEKAGVIEEVSADYITVMADDGTRHTYRMRKFARSNHGTCANQSPIVDAGERVEAGQVIADGPCTENGEMALGKNLLVAIMPWEGHNYEDAIILSNRLVEEDVLTSIHIEEHEIDARDTKLGAEEITRDIPNVSDEVLADLDERGIVRIGAEVRDGDILVGKVTPKGETELTPEERLLRAIFGEKAREVRDTSLKVPHGESGKVIGIRVFSREDDDELPAGVNELVRVYVAQKRKISDGDKLAGRHGNKGVIGKILPVEDMPFLPDGTPVDIILNTHGVPRRMNIGQILETHLGWVAKSGWNIEGGPEWAANLPEDLLHAQPNQIVSTPVFDGAKEEELQGMLSCTLPNRDGEVMVNGDGKAVLFDGRSGEPFPYPVTVGYMYIMKLHHLVDDKIHARSTGPYSMITQQPLGGKAQFGGQRFGEMECWAMQAYGAAYTLQELLTIKSDDTVGRVKVYEAIVKGENIPEPGIPESFKVLLKELQSLCLNVEVLSSDGAAIELREGEDEDLERAAANLGINLSRNESASVEDLA, from the coding sequence TTGGCAGATTTCCGCCAGAGCAAGACGGATCGCCCACAAAGTTCCTCTAACGGACGAAGTTCCTCTAACGGACGAAGTTCTTCAAACGGCTCCGTGCCGGGAGCCCCAAACCGCGTTTCCTTCGCCAAGCTCCGCGAACCGCTCGAGGTTCCGGGCCTGCTCGACGTACAGACCGACTCGTTCGAGTGGCTGATCGGCTCGCCGCGGTGGCGCGAGGTGGCCGCGGCCCGCGGGGACGCAACTCCGGTGGGCGGCCTCGAAGAGGTGCTCTACGAGCTGTCGCCGATCGAGGACTTCTCGGGCTCGATGTCGCTGTCGTTCTCCGACCCCCGCTTCGACGAGGTCAAGGCGCCGGTCGACGAGTGCAAAGATAAGGACATGACGTACGCGGCCCCGCTGTTCGTCACGGCCGAGTTCATCAACAACAACACCGGCGAGATCAAGAGCCAGACGGTGTTCATGGGCGACTTCCCGATGATGACCGAGAAGGGCACCTTCATCATCAACGGGACCGAGCGCGTGGTCGTCAGCCAGCTGGTCCGCTCGCCTGGCGTCTACTTCGACGAGACCATCGACAAGTCCACCGAGAAGCTGCTGCACAGCGTCAAGGTGATCCCCAGCCGGGGCGCATGGCTCGAGTTCGACGTCGACAAGCGCGACACCGTCGGCGTGCGCATCGACCGCAAGCGCCGCCAGCCCGTCACCGTGCTGCTGAAGGCGCTCGGCTGGACCGCCGAGCAGATCGGCGAGCGGTTCGGCTTCTCCGAGATCATGATGTCGACGCTGGAGAAGGACAACACCGCCGGCACCGACGAGGCGCTGCTGGACATCTACCGCAAGCTGCGCCCGGGCGAGCCGCCGACGAAGGAGTCCGCGCAGACCCTGCTGGAGAACCTGTTCTTCAAGGAGAAGCGCTACGACCTGGCCCGGGTGGGTCGCTACAAGGTCAACAAGAAGCTGGGCCTGAACACCCAAAACGCGATCACGACGACCACGCTGACCGAGGAAGACGTCGTCGCCACCATCGAGTACCTGGTGCGCCTGCACGAGGGACAGTCCACGATGACCGTTCCGGGCGGCGTCGAGGTGCCGGTGGAGACCGACGACATCGACCACTTCGGCAACCGCCGCCTGCGCACCGTGGGCGAGCTGATCCAGAACCAGATCCGGGTCGGCATGTCGCGGATGGAGCGCGTGGTCCGGGAGCGGATGACGACCCAGGACGTCGAGGCCATCACGCCGCAGACGCTGATCAACATCCGCCCGGTGGTCGCCGCGATCAAGGAGTTCTTCGGCACCAGCCAGCTGTCGCAGTTCATGGACCAGAACAACCCGCTGTCGGGTCTCACCCACAAGCGCCGGCTCTCGGCGCTGGGTCCGGGCGGTCTGTCCCGTGAGCGCGCCGGCCTCGAGGTCCGTGACGTGCACCCCTCGCACTACGGCCGGATGTGCCCGATCGAGACCCCTGAGGGTCCCAACATCGGTCTGATCGGGTCGCTGTCGGTGTACGCGCGGGTCAACCCGTTCGGCTTCATCGAGACGCCCTACCGGAAGGTTGTGGACGGGGTCGTCACCGACGAGATCCACTACCTGACGGCCGACGAGGAGGACCGCCACGTCGTGGCGCAGGCCAACTCGCCGATCGACGGCGACGGCCGCTTCGTCGAGAGCCGCGTCCTGGTCCGCCGCAAGGCGGGCGAGGTCGAGTACGTGCCGTCGTCCGAGGTCGACTACATGGACGTGTCGCCGCGCCAGATGGTGTCGGTGGCCACCGCGATGATCCCGTTCCTCGAGCACGACGACGCCAACCGTGCCCTGATGGGCGCCAACATGCAACGCCAGGCCGTTCCGCTGGTGCGCAGCGAGGCGCCGCTGGTGGGCACCGGTATGGAGCTGCGTGCGGCGATCGACGCCGGCGACGTGGTCGTGGCCGAGAAGGCCGGGGTGATCGAGGAGGTGTCCGCCGACTACATCACCGTGATGGCCGACGACGGCACCCGGCACACCTACCGGATGCGCAAGTTCGCCCGCTCCAACCACGGCACGTGCGCCAACCAGTCGCCGATCGTCGACGCCGGTGAGCGCGTCGAGGCCGGCCAGGTCATCGCCGACGGCCCCTGCACCGAGAACGGTGAGATGGCCCTGGGCAAGAACCTGCTCGTGGCGATCATGCCGTGGGAGGGCCACAACTACGAAGACGCGATCATCCTCTCCAACCGCCTGGTCGAGGAGGACGTGCTCACCTCGATCCACATCGAGGAGCACGAGATCGACGCCCGCGACACCAAGCTGGGCGCCGAGGAGATCACCCGGGACATCCCGAACGTCTCCGACGAGGTGCTGGCGGACCTGGACGAGCGGGGCATCGTGCGCATCGGCGCCGAGGTCCGGGACGGCGACATCCTGGTCGGCAAGGTCACCCCGAAGGGTGAGACCGAGCTGACCCCGGAGGAGCGGCTGCTGCGGGCGATCTTCGGTGAGAAGGCCCGCGAGGTCCGCGACACCTCGCTGAAGGTGCCGCACGGCGAGTCCGGAAAGGTCATCGGCATCCGGGTGTTCTCCCGCGAGGACGACGACGAGCTGCCGGCCGGTGTCAACGAGCTGGTCCGGGTGTACGTCGCCCAGAAGCGGAAGATCTCCGATGGCGACAAGCTGGCGGGCCGGCACGGGAACAAGGGCGTGATCGGCAAGATCCTGCCGGTCGAGGACATGCCGTTCCTGCCGGACGGGACCCCGGTGGACATCATCCTGAACACGCACGGTGTGCCGCGACGGATGAACATCGGCCAGATCCTGGAGACCCACCTCGGGTGGGTGGCCAAGTCCGGCTGGAACATCGAGGGTGGACCCGAGTGGGCGGCCAACCTCCCCGAGGACCTGCTGCACGCGCAACCGAACCAGATCGTGTCGACGCCGGTGTTCGACGGCGCCAAGGAGGAGGAGCTGCAGGGCATGCTGTCGTGCACGCTGCCCAACCGCGACGGCGAGGTCATGGTCAACGGCGACGGCAAGGCGGTGCTGTTCGACGGCCGCAGCGGTGAGCCGTTCCCGTACCCGGTGACCGTTGGCTACATGTACATCATGAAGCTGCACCACCTGGTCGACGACAAGATCCACGCCCGTTCCACCGGCCCGTACTCGATGATCACCCAGCAGCCGCTGGGTGGTAAGGCGCAGTTCGGTGGCCAGCGCTTCGGTGAGATGGAGTGCTGGGCCATGCAGGCCTACGGTGCCGCGTACACGCTGCAGGAGCTGTTGACGATCAAGTCCGACGACACCGTCGGCCGGGTCAAGGTCTACGAGGCGATTGTCAAGGGCGAGAACATTCCCGAGCCGGGCATCCCCGAGTCGTTCAAGGTGCTGCTCAAGGAGCTTCAGTCGCTGTGCCTCAACGTCGAGGTGCTGTCGTCCGACGGCGCGGCGATCGAACTGCGCGAAGGCGAGGACGAGGACCTCGAGCGCGCCGCGGCCAACCTGGGAATCAACCTGTCCCGCAACGAATCCGCCTCCGTCGAGGATCTTGCTTGA
- a CDS encoding DNA-directed RNA polymerase subunit beta' codes for MLDVNFFDELRIGLATAEDIRQWSYGEVKKPETINYRTLKPEKDGLFCEKIFGPTRDWECYCGKYKRVRFKGIICERCGVEVTRAKVRRERMGHIELAAPVTHIWYFKGVPSRLGYLLDLAPKDLEKIIYFAAYVITSVDEEMRHNELSTLEAEMMVERKGVEDQRDAELEARAQKLEADLAELEAEGAKADARRKVRDGGEREMRQLRDRAQRELDRLEDIWNTFTKLAPKQLIVDENLYRELQDRYGEYFTGAMGAESIQKLIENFDIDAEADILRDVIRNGKGQKKLRALKRLKVVAAFQQSGNSPMGMVLDAVPVIPPELRPMVQLDGGRFATSDLNDLYRRVINRNNRLKRLIDLGAPEIIVNNEKRMLQESVDALFDNGRRGRPVTGPGNRPLKSLSDLLKGKQGRFRQNLLGKRVDYSGRSVIVVGPQLKLHQCGLPKLMALELFKPFVMKRLVDLNHAQNIKSAKRMVERQRPQVWDVLEEVIAEHPVLLNRAPTLHRLGIQAFEPMLVEGKAIQLHPLVCEAFNADFDGDQMAVHLPLSAEAQAEARILMLSSNNILSPASGRPLAMPRLDMVTGLYYLTTEVEGDKGAYQPAAEDQPEVGVYSSPAEAIMASDRGVLSVRAKIKVRLTQLRPPADIEAELFGANGWQPGDAWMADTTLGRVLFNELLPLGYPFVNKQMHKKVQAAIINDLAERYPMIVVAQTVDKLKDAGFYWATRSGVTVSMADVLVPPRKKEILDHYEERAEKVEKQFQRGALNHDERNEALVEIWKEATDEVGQALREHYPSNNPIITIVDSGATGNFTQTRTLAGMKGLVTNPKGEFIPRPVKSSFREGLTVLEYFINTHGARKGLADTALRTADSGYLTRRLVDVSQDVIVREHDCQTERGIIVELAERQPDGTLIRDPYIETSAYARTLGADAVDEAGNVVVARGEDLGDPSIDALLAAGITQIKVRSVLTCTTGTGVCATCYGRSMATGKLVDIGEAVGIVAAQSIGEPGTQLTMRTFHQGGVGEDITGGLPRVQELFEARVPRGKAPIADVTGRVRLEDDDRFYKITIVPDDGGEEVVYDKLSKRQRLRVFKHEDGSERVLSDGDHVEVGQQLMEGSADPHEVLRVQGPREVQIHLVREVQEVYRAQGVSIHDKHIEVIVRQMLRRVTIIDSGATEFLPGSLIDRADFEAENRRVVAEGGEPAAGRPVLMGITKASLATDSWLSAASFQETTRVLTDAAINCRSDKLQGLKENVIIGKLIPAGTGINRYRNIQVQPTEEARAAAYTIPSYEDQYYSPDFGQATGAAVPLDDYGYSDYR; via the coding sequence GTGTTAGACGTCAACTTCTTCGATGAACTCCGTATCGGCCTGGCCACCGCGGAGGACATCAGGCAGTGGTCCTACGGCGAGGTCAAGAAGCCGGAGACCATCAACTACCGCACGCTGAAGCCGGAGAAGGACGGCCTGTTCTGCGAGAAGATCTTCGGGCCGACTCGCGACTGGGAGTGCTACTGCGGCAAGTACAAGCGGGTCCGCTTCAAGGGCATCATCTGTGAGCGCTGCGGCGTCGAGGTGACCCGCGCCAAGGTGCGCCGCGAGCGGATGGGCCACATCGAGCTGGCAGCGCCCGTCACGCACATCTGGTACTTCAAGGGTGTGCCCTCGCGTCTGGGGTACCTGCTCGACCTGGCCCCGAAGGACCTCGAGAAGATCATCTACTTCGCCGCCTACGTGATCACGTCGGTCGACGAGGAGATGCGGCACAACGAGCTGTCGACGCTCGAGGCCGAGATGATGGTGGAGCGCAAGGGTGTTGAGGACCAGCGCGACGCCGAGCTGGAGGCCCGTGCCCAGAAGCTGGAGGCCGACCTGGCCGAGCTGGAGGCCGAGGGCGCCAAGGCCGACGCGCGCCGCAAGGTGCGCGACGGCGGCGAGCGGGAGATGCGCCAGCTCCGCGACCGGGCCCAGCGTGAGCTGGACCGGCTGGAGGACATCTGGAACACCTTCACCAAGCTGGCCCCCAAGCAGCTGATCGTCGACGAGAACCTGTACCGCGAGTTGCAGGACCGCTACGGCGAGTACTTCACCGGTGCCATGGGCGCGGAGTCGATCCAGAAGCTGATCGAGAACTTCGACATCGACGCCGAGGCCGACATCCTGCGGGACGTCATCCGGAACGGCAAGGGCCAGAAGAAGCTTCGTGCGCTCAAGCGCCTGAAGGTGGTCGCGGCGTTCCAGCAGTCGGGCAACTCCCCGATGGGCATGGTGCTCGACGCCGTCCCGGTGATCCCACCGGAGCTGCGTCCCATGGTCCAGCTCGATGGTGGCCGGTTCGCCACGTCGGACCTGAACGACCTGTACCGCCGGGTGATCAACCGCAACAACCGGCTCAAGAGGCTGATCGACCTCGGTGCCCCCGAGATCATCGTCAACAACGAGAAGCGGATGCTGCAGGAGTCCGTCGACGCGCTGTTCGACAACGGCCGCCGCGGCCGCCCCGTCACCGGGCCGGGCAACCGCCCGCTGAAGTCGCTGAGCGATCTGCTCAAGGGTAAGCAGGGCCGGTTCCGCCAGAACCTGCTCGGTAAGCGCGTCGACTACTCGGGCCGTTCGGTGATCGTGGTCGGTCCGCAGCTCAAGCTGCACCAGTGCGGCCTGCCCAAGCTGATGGCGCTCGAGCTGTTCAAGCCGTTCGTGATGAAGCGGCTGGTCGATCTCAACCACGCGCAGAACATCAAGAGCGCCAAGCGCATGGTGGAGCGGCAGCGTCCGCAGGTGTGGGACGTCCTCGAAGAGGTCATCGCCGAGCACCCGGTGCTGCTGAACCGCGCGCCAACTCTGCACCGGCTGGGTATTCAGGCCTTCGAGCCGATGCTGGTGGAGGGCAAGGCAATTCAGCTGCACCCGTTGGTGTGTGAGGCGTTCAACGCCGACTTCGACGGCGACCAGATGGCCGTGCACCTGCCGCTCTCGGCGGAGGCGCAGGCCGAGGCCCGCATCCTGATGCTGTCCTCGAACAACATCCTGTCGCCCGCGTCCGGCCGCCCCCTGGCCATGCCGCGCCTCGACATGGTAACCGGGTTGTACTACCTGACCACCGAGGTCGAGGGCGACAAGGGCGCCTACCAGCCGGCCGCCGAGGACCAGCCGGAGGTGGGCGTGTACTCCTCGCCGGCCGAGGCGATCATGGCGTCGGACCGGGGCGTGCTGTCGGTGCGGGCCAAGATCAAGGTGCGGTTGACGCAGCTGCGTCCGCCGGCCGACATCGAGGCCGAGCTGTTCGGCGCCAACGGCTGGCAGCCGGGTGACGCCTGGATGGCCGACACCACGCTGGGCCGGGTGCTGTTCAACGAGCTGCTGCCGCTGGGCTACCCGTTCGTGAACAAGCAGATGCACAAGAAAGTGCAGGCCGCGATCATCAACGACCTGGCCGAGCGTTACCCGATGATCGTGGTCGCGCAGACGGTCGACAAGCTCAAGGACGCCGGCTTCTACTGGGCGACCCGCAGCGGCGTGACGGTGTCGATGGCCGACGTGCTGGTCCCGCCGCGCAAGAAGGAGATCCTCGACCACTACGAGGAGCGGGCCGAAAAGGTCGAAAAGCAGTTCCAGCGCGGCGCTTTGAACCACGACGAGCGCAACGAAGCGTTGGTGGAGATCTGGAAGGAAGCCACCGACGAGGTCGGGCAGGCGCTGCGGGAGCACTACCCCAGCAACAACCCGATCATCACGATCGTCGATTCGGGTGCCACGGGTAACTTCACCCAGACGCGGACGCTGGCCGGCATGAAGGGCCTGGTGACCAACCCCAAGGGTGAGTTCATCCCCCGCCCGGTCAAGTCGTCCTTCCGTGAGGGCCTGACCGTGCTGGAGTACTTCATCAACACCCACGGCGCTCGAAAGGGCTTGGCGGACACCGCGTTGCGTACCGCAGACTCCGGTTACCTGACCCGTCGTCTGGTGGACGTGAGCCAGGACGTCATCGTCCGCGAGCACGACTGCCAGACCGAGCGCGGCATCATCGTCGAGCTGGCCGAGCGTCAGCCCGACGGCACCCTCATTCGCGACCCGTACATCGAAACTTCGGCGTACGCACGGACTTTGGGTGCCGACGCGGTGGACGAGGCCGGCAACGTCGTCGTCGCCCGCGGCGAGGATCTGGGCGACCCGTCGATCGACGCCCTGTTGGCGGCCGGCATCACGCAGATCAAGGTGCGCTCGGTGCTGACCTGCACCACCGGCACCGGTGTCTGCGCGACCTGCTACGGACGGTCGATGGCGACCGGAAAACTGGTCGACATCGGTGAGGCCGTCGGTATCGTCGCGGCGCAGTCCATCGGTGAGCCGGGCACGCAGCTGACGATGCGTACCTTCCACCAGGGTGGTGTCGGTGAGGACATCACCGGCGGTCTGCCCCGTGTGCAGGAGCTGTTCGAGGCCCGTGTCCCGCGCGGCAAGGCCCCGATCGCCGACGTCACCGGGCGAGTTCGCCTGGAGGACGACGACCGCTTCTACAAGATCACCATCGTCCCCGACGACGGTGGCGAGGAAGTCGTCTACGACAAGCTCTCCAAGCGGCAGCGGCTGCGTGTGTTCAAGCACGAGGACGGTTCCGAGCGGGTGCTGTCCGACGGCGACCACGTCGAGGTGGGCCAGCAGCTGATGGAGGGTTCGGCCGACCCGCACGAGGTGCTGCGCGTGCAGGGCCCCCGCGAGGTGCAGATCCACCTGGTCCGTGAGGTCCAGGAGGTCTACCGCGCACAGGGTGTGTCCATCCACGACAAGCACATCGAGGTGATCGTTCGCCAGATGCTGCGCCGCGTCACCATCATCGACTCGGGTGCGACGGAGTTCCTGCCCGGCTCGCTGATCGACCGTGCGGATTTCGAGGCGGAGAACCGTCGGGTGGTGGCCGAGGGCGGCGAGCCCGCCGCCGGGCGTCCGGTCCTGATGGGTATCACGAAGGCGAGCCTCGCCACCGACTCGTGGCTGAGTGCGGCGTCGTTCCAGGAGACCACGCGAGTGCTGACCGATGCGGCCATCAACTGCCGCAGCGACAAGCTGCAGGGTCTGAAGGAGAACGTGATCATCGGAAAGCTGATCCCGGCCGGTACCGGTATCAACCGCTACCGCAACATCCAGGTGCAGCCGACCGAGGAGGCCCGGGCCGCCGCGTACACGATCCCGTCCTACGAGGATCAGTACTACAGCCCGGACTTCGGCCAGGCCACCGGTGCCGCGGTTCCGCTGGACGATTACGGATACAGCGACTACCGGTAG